One segment of Methylotuvimicrobium sp. KM2 DNA contains the following:
- a CDS encoding 2-dehydropantoate 2-reductase gives MKPINILILGAGAIGGFYGALLAKAGATVSVVCRSEFNLIEQSGYSIESRDLGGWRFKPQHVLRHAEDYPEQADYVVLCTKAIDVSENLELIRPAVSNNTAIVFIQNGVETEQAFIDAFPGNEIISGLAFICCNRTGPGQIAHLAYGRLTLGSLTNTISPKAEQLGTFFNSAGIECRITDDIIGARWQKCIWNAPFNPLSVLSGGLATQDILNTQEPLVRGIMQEIAAIASACGHPLPEDIIDRNIANTHTMPPYKTSMLLDYEQGRPMETEAILRNAVHAARRENIDCPHLETLYALMKLRELKIAQSPNPPLT, from the coding sequence ATGAAACCGATTAACATACTAATCCTCGGTGCCGGTGCGATCGGCGGTTTTTACGGCGCATTATTGGCGAAAGCCGGCGCCACGGTATCGGTCGTATGCCGGTCCGAATTCAACCTGATCGAACAATCCGGCTATTCTATCGAAAGCCGCGACCTGGGCGGCTGGCGCTTCAAGCCACAACATGTCTTGCGACATGCCGAAGACTATCCGGAACAAGCCGATTATGTCGTGCTATGCACCAAGGCGATCGATGTTTCGGAAAACCTCGAGCTCATCCGTCCCGCAGTTTCGAATAACACCGCGATCGTCTTTATACAAAACGGCGTCGAAACCGAACAAGCTTTCATCGATGCCTTTCCGGGCAACGAAATTATCAGCGGCTTGGCTTTCATCTGTTGCAACAGAACCGGACCCGGACAAATAGCTCATTTGGCCTACGGCCGATTGACCTTGGGCAGCTTAACCAACACTATTAGCCCCAAAGCCGAACAGCTTGGCACCTTTTTCAATTCGGCCGGCATCGAATGCCGAATTACCGACGACATCATCGGCGCGCGCTGGCAAAAATGCATTTGGAACGCACCATTCAATCCACTGTCGGTGTTATCCGGAGGATTGGCGACTCAGGACATATTGAACACGCAGGAACCCTTGGTGCGAGGCATCATGCAAGAAATCGCCGCGATCGCCTCGGCCTGCGGACACCCATTGCCCGAAGACATCATCGATCGAAATATCGCAAACACGCACACGATGCCGCCCTACAAGACCAGCATGCTACTCGATTACGAACAAGGCCGCCCGATGGAGACCGAAGCGATACTCCGCAATGCGGTTCATGCCGCGAGGCGAGAAAACATAGATTGCCCGCACCTGGAAACGCTCTATGCCTTGATGAAATTGCGAGAGCTGAAAATTGCTCAGAGTCCGAATCCCCCATTAACCTAA
- the hda gene encoding DnaA regulatory inactivator Hda — MAEQLPLLFEHKFNLTFANFYPGKNREIIGHLKDCVSGTGEQQIYLWGNLGLGKSHLLQACCHLAQELKKTTFYYSFAADALPSTEILSGLEDYEVVCFDNIDAIAETSNWELAFFNFYNRHRDRGFKLILSSNCPPNWLTIRLPDLKTRLNWGLTLKLQELSDQESIEALAFKAKQMGFEINPTVGRFLLNHHARDLASLWRLLDRLDHATLAAKRKLTLPFLKQFLSQDETD, encoded by the coding sequence ATGGCCGAGCAATTACCGTTACTTTTCGAACACAAATTTAATCTGACCTTTGCCAATTTCTATCCGGGCAAAAACCGGGAAATTATCGGCCACCTCAAAGATTGCGTTTCCGGTACCGGAGAGCAACAGATTTATCTTTGGGGCAATCTTGGCCTGGGCAAGAGCCATTTATTGCAAGCCTGCTGTCATTTGGCCCAGGAACTGAAAAAAACCACGTTTTACTATTCTTTCGCAGCGGACGCTTTGCCTAGCACCGAAATTCTAAGCGGACTCGAAGATTACGAAGTCGTCTGCTTCGACAACATCGATGCGATTGCCGAAACCTCGAACTGGGAGCTCGCGTTTTTCAATTTCTATAATCGCCACCGGGATCGTGGTTTTAAGTTAATACTGTCTTCGAATTGTCCGCCCAATTGGCTGACCATCCGACTGCCCGATCTGAAAACCCGGCTCAACTGGGGATTGACACTAAAACTGCAGGAACTGTCGGATCAAGAAAGCATTGAGGCTCTGGCCTTTAAAGCTAAACAAATGGGCTTTGAAATCAATCCCACGGTCGGCCGTTTTTTGCTGAATCATCACGCCCGAGACTTAGCTTCATTGTGGCGCTTGCTCGATCGGCTGGATCATGCGACGCTGGCCGCCAAACGTAAATTGACTCTGCCTTTTTTGAAACAATTTCTCAGTCAAGATGAAACCGATTAA
- a CDS encoding DUF2069 domain-containing protein, with product MTAKHYHRIALAGFFGLFGLLMAWPTVLTPPDQLPTALVLLLSVSPLLLPMRGLLAGKTRSCAWMAYISLMYFIHGSVEAYANPLQRPYALLEVTFSLTLFVGASLYVRYHKKKP from the coding sequence ATGACTGCAAAACATTATCACCGCATCGCCTTAGCCGGTTTTTTCGGGCTGTTTGGTTTGTTGATGGCCTGGCCTACCGTATTGACGCCGCCGGATCAACTGCCTACCGCATTGGTATTGCTGCTGAGCGTTTCGCCGTTATTATTGCCGATGCGAGGTTTACTCGCCGGCAAAACCAGAAGCTGCGCCTGGATGGCCTATATCAGCCTGATGTATTTTATCCATGGATCGGTCGAAGCTTATGCCAACCCATTACAAAGGCCTTATGCGTTACTGGAAGTTACCTTCAGTTTAACGCTGTTTGTCGGCGCAAGCCTTTATGTTCGTTATCATAAAAAAAAGCCTTGA
- the arsC gene encoding arsenate reductase (glutaredoxin) (This arsenate reductase requires both glutathione and glutaredoxin to convert arsenate to arsenite, after which the efflux transporter formed by ArsA and ArsB can extrude the arsenite from the cell, providing resistance.) produces the protein MNVKIYHNPRCSKSRQTLQLLQDKNLDIEIIEYLKTPPTADELNEILNLLGIEPRDLMRKNESEYKETGMNDPSLDRQALIAGMVATPKLIERPIVLANGKAAIGRPPEHVLEIL, from the coding sequence ATGAACGTAAAAATTTATCATAATCCCCGTTGCAGCAAATCGCGTCAAACCTTGCAACTTCTGCAAGACAAAAATCTCGATATCGAAATCATCGAATACTTAAAAACCCCGCCTACCGCAGATGAGTTAAACGAAATCCTCAATCTGCTTGGCATCGAGCCGCGCGATTTGATGCGAAAGAACGAAAGCGAGTATAAGGAAACCGGTATGAACGATCCTTCGCTGGACCGGCAAGCCTTGATAGCCGGCATGGTCGCAACGCCTAAATTGATCGAGCGACCGATCGTGCTAGCCAACGGCAAAGCGGCTATCGGACGTCCTCCCGAACACGTTCTGGAAATTTTATAA
- the ubiA gene encoding 4-hydroxybenzoate octaprenyltransferase translates to MYPGIKGKSLNTQAIVNRATLYWRLARFDRPIGILILLWPTLWALWLASSGSPDLKILTVFVLGVILMRAAGCVINDYADREFDPHVERTKQRPIATGKVRPKEALALFVVLSLIAFGLVLLLNTMTILLSIGGAILAAGYPFMKRYTYLPQAFLGMAFGWAVPMAYAAETQSLPLVSWLLYLAVILWALVYDTMYAMVDKDDDLKIGVKSTAILFGDKDREIIAGLQIVILMLLVIVGRFEQMGWIYYVGLTAAAGFSVYQQKLIVHREKADCFKAFLNNNWFGLAVFTGIVVDYLMG, encoded by the coding sequence ATGTATCCAGGAATTAAAGGAAAGTCATTGAATACTCAAGCTATCGTCAATAGAGCAACACTATACTGGCGCCTGGCCCGATTCGATCGCCCGATCGGTATATTGATACTCTTATGGCCTACACTGTGGGCGCTTTGGTTAGCCTCGAGCGGTTCGCCGGATTTGAAAATTTTGACCGTTTTCGTGTTAGGCGTCATATTGATGCGGGCGGCTGGTTGCGTGATCAATGACTATGCCGATCGCGAATTCGATCCGCATGTCGAGCGCACCAAGCAGCGCCCGATCGCTACCGGAAAGGTACGACCGAAGGAGGCATTGGCGCTCTTCGTCGTGTTGAGCCTAATCGCGTTCGGTTTGGTTTTATTGCTCAATACGATGACTATTCTATTGTCTATCGGCGGCGCCATTCTCGCTGCCGGCTATCCGTTTATGAAGCGCTATACCTATTTACCGCAAGCCTTTTTGGGCATGGCTTTCGGTTGGGCCGTGCCGATGGCTTATGCAGCCGAAACACAAAGCTTGCCCTTGGTTTCATGGTTACTGTATTTGGCGGTAATTTTGTGGGCTTTGGTTTACGACACAATGTATGCGATGGTCGATAAGGACGACGACTTAAAAATCGGCGTCAAATCGACCGCGATATTATTCGGCGATAAGGACAGGGAGATTATTGCCGGCTTGCAGATCGTTATTTTGATGCTGTTGGTTATTGTCGGTCGATTTGAACAAATGGGCTGGATTTATTATGTGGGGCTAACCGCTGCCGCCGGATTTTCTGTTTATCAACAGAAGCTGATTGTTCATCGCGAAAAAGCCGATTGCTTTAAAGCGTTTCTCAATAATAACTGGTTCGGTTTGGCTGTGTTTACAGGTATCGTTGTCGATTATTTAATGGGCTAG
- a CDS encoding YdcF family protein — protein MDSVFYWVSKLVWSLLAPDHLLLILLTLVCGLFWSGYQQIALYGFSALVFLCWLIALLPVGSWLLLPLETKFPANPSLPEHLDGIIMLAGAEKIDASYAWQQVELKAYSERALTFMQMARKYPNARLVFTGGLGSKLDKHFQEADVASQLFEQQGLDIGAIQFERRSRNTYENALLGKELVKPKKGEKWLLITSASHMPRAVGVFCRVGWPVIPYPVDHWTVPGELTSLGFAFGENLEQLTYGVREWLGLAAYHITGKTSAWVPDTCSNEP, from the coding sequence ATGGACTCAGTCTTTTATTGGGTGTCGAAACTGGTTTGGAGCTTATTGGCTCCGGATCATTTGTTGTTGATTTTATTGACTTTGGTTTGCGGCTTGTTTTGGTCGGGCTACCAACAAATAGCGCTTTATGGGTTCAGTGCCTTGGTTTTCTTATGCTGGTTGATTGCTTTATTGCCTGTCGGTAGTTGGTTGCTGCTTCCTTTGGAAACGAAATTTCCGGCGAACCCGTCGTTGCCGGAGCATTTGGACGGCATCATCATGCTCGCCGGAGCCGAAAAAATCGACGCCAGCTATGCTTGGCAACAGGTCGAGCTAAAAGCCTATTCGGAACGTGCGTTGACCTTCATGCAGATGGCTAGAAAATATCCTAACGCAAGATTAGTCTTTACCGGGGGATTGGGTAGTAAGCTGGATAAGCATTTTCAGGAGGCCGACGTAGCATCGCAACTTTTCGAGCAGCAAGGTCTCGATATCGGGGCAATTCAATTCGAACGGCGCTCGAGAAACACTTACGAAAATGCCTTGCTGGGCAAAGAATTGGTTAAGCCCAAAAAAGGTGAAAAATGGTTATTAATCACTAGCGCTTCACATATGCCAAGAGCAGTAGGCGTATTTTGTCGGGTCGGTTGGCCGGTTATTCCGTATCCGGTCGATCACTGGACGGTGCCGGGCGAGTTGACAAGTCTCGGTTTTGCATTCGGCGAAAATTTAGAACAATTGACTTATGGTGTCCGGGAATGGTTAGGATTGGCTGCCTATCATATCACCGGTAAAACAAGTGCTTGGGTGCCGGATACGTGTTCAAATGAGCCATAA
- a CDS encoding PEP-CTERM sorting domain-containing protein — MIISDLGSGTYPSVGAFDLDVAFDQSIFAPTSVTFGLFLGDPSAFEAFTDFNFLSGVVDFAEVSLLSSAELDILQPSSFSLATLSFNAIGDGTSQFGFVGNQTVDDAFGEKLSVPEPGTILLVASGLLGLGLRKRIVQIK; from the coding sequence GTGATTATATCTGATTTAGGTAGTGGAACTTATCCTTCAGTGGGCGCCTTTGACTTGGATGTGGCTTTTGATCAGTCGATCTTCGCTCCCACGTCCGTTACCTTTGGACTCTTTTTAGGCGATCCATCGGCGTTTGAAGCATTTACGGATTTTAACTTCCTTTCCGGTGTGGTGGACTTCGCTGAAGTTTCCCTCCTCTCTTCGGCGGAACTAGATATTTTACAGCCTTCCAGCTTTTCGCTGGCAACTTTATCATTTAATGCAATTGGGGACGGAACGAGTCAGTTTGGCTTTGTAGGAAACCAAACGGTAGACGATGCATTTGGCGAAAAACTTTCGGTTCCTGAGCCAGGTACAATTCTTCTTGTGGCTTCTGGTCTTCTAGGTCTTGGCTTGAGAAAACGCATAGTTCAAATTAAATAA
- a CDS encoding XRE family transcriptional regulator, producing MNSQHKDNPHIGSDFDDFLGEEAILDEVTAVATKRVIAWQISEGMSALKLSKTAMAKKMHTSRASLNRLLDEEDTSLTLTTLVSAAAALGKKVKIELESV from the coding sequence ATGAACAGTCAGCACAAAGATAATCCTCATATTGGCAGTGACTTCGATGACTTCCTAGGCGAGGAAGCCATTCTTGATGAAGTCACAGCGGTAGCGACCAAGCGGGTCATTGCCTGGCAAATATCTGAAGGCATGTCTGCGCTTAAGCTCAGTAAAACGGCAATGGCAAAAAAAATGCACACCAGCAGAGCTTCGCTGAACCGGCTGCTAGATGAAGAAGATACCAGTTTAACCTTGACCACCTTGGTGAGCGCCGCCGCAGCTCTCGGTAAAAAGGTAAAAATAGAGTTGGAGTCGGTGTAA
- a CDS encoding type II toxin-antitoxin system RelE/ParE family toxin yields MKGLSAQDRKTIGEDIKTVQFGWPLGMPLVDHLEGDIWEVRIKLDKRIARVLCVIGKHTMILLHGFIKKSQKTPKSEIDLAKQRLKALRGKQ; encoded by the coding sequence TTGAAAGGACTATCCGCCCAAGACAGAAAAACGATTGGCGAAGATATTAAAACGGTGCAATTCGGTTGGCCTCTCGGTATGCCATTAGTCGATCATCTCGAAGGCGACATTTGGGAAGTCAGAATCAAGCTGGACAAACGGATAGCCCGCGTTCTGTGTGTAATCGGCAAACATACGATGATTTTGCTGCATGGCTTTATCAAGAAAAGTCAAAAAACACCGAAGTCAGAAATCGATTTGGCAAAACAAAGATTGAAAGCATTACGAGGTAAGCAATGA
- a CDS encoding transposase produces the protein MALLGIDEIALKKGHKDFVVIVSGLTAQREKHILAVLPDRKKETVKAFLKTLPSQQCQSIRHVCIDMNEGYCNAVLETLPKAQVVVDRFHVAKHYRDCYQLPVRT, from the coding sequence TTGGCGTTGCTCGGCATTGACGAAATCGCCTTGAAGAAAGGCCATAAGGATTTTGTCGTCATCGTATCGGGACTGACGGCGCAGCGTGAAAAGCATATCTTAGCGGTGCTCCCGGATCGCAAAAAAGAGACTGTCAAGGCGTTTTTAAAGACGCTGCCGTCTCAGCAATGCCAAAGCATTCGTCATGTCTGCATCGACATGAACGAAGGTTATTGCAATGCGGTTTTAGAAACCCTGCCGAAGGCTCAGGTGGTGGTCGATCGCTTCCACGTTGCCAAACACTATCGTGACTGCTATCAGTTACCGGTAAGAACGTAG
- a CDS encoding DEAD/DEAH box helicase family protein: MQANQLYIEKANLPAPLQNKIIRLAAFQNPEFYKAQAMRLPTFGKPRIIACAENYSQHIAIPRGCLEDLLALSKELNIKVEIRDERFTGNTIESVQFQGQLLPEQQTVVDCLLQQDTGTLSATTAFGKTVVALNILAQRQVNTLIVVHCRQLLDQWLERIAQFLTIDKNQVGRIGAGKRKPTGIIDVAVMQSLSRQHQVDDLVVNYSQIIFDEYHHLSAFSFEAVAKACKAKYVLGLSATLTRKDGHHPIVTMQCGPVRYKADAKKQAIARPFEHRLVLRHTGFQMPVAENQDNSPAIHKIYAALMDDDSRNKLIIDDLKQLLKDGRSPLILTERKHHVTVLSEQIKTFARHVVVLQGGGSQKQRKQTLATLQNIPENEERVLIATGRYLGEGFDDARLDTLLLVLPVSWKGTLAQYVGRLHRHHHAKTKVLIYDYVDDMPMLTRMCDKRLAGYKGLGYVLTGN, encoded by the coding sequence GTGCAGGCCAACCAACTGTATATCGAAAAAGCCAACTTACCGGCACCTTTACAAAACAAAATCATCCGCTTGGCGGCATTCCAAAACCCGGAGTTTTATAAAGCGCAAGCGATGAGACTGCCGACATTCGGTAAACCCAGAATCATTGCCTGTGCAGAAAATTATTCTCAACATATCGCTATACCTCGCGGATGTCTGGAAGACTTACTGGCACTGTCAAAGGAATTGAACATCAAAGTGGAGATTCGGGATGAGCGTTTTACCGGTAACACCATTGAATCGGTGCAATTCCAAGGACAATTATTACCGGAGCAACAAACTGTTGTTGACTGTTTGTTGCAACAGGATACCGGCACCTTATCGGCCACGACCGCCTTCGGTAAAACCGTGGTGGCGTTGAACATTTTGGCGCAAAGACAAGTGAATACCTTAATTGTGGTTCATTGCCGGCAACTTCTAGATCAATGGCTTGAACGGATTGCACAGTTTTTAACGATCGATAAAAATCAGGTTGGCAGAATCGGCGCCGGTAAACGCAAACCGACCGGCATAATCGATGTTGCCGTCATGCAAAGTTTGTCCCGGCAACATCAGGTGGATGATCTGGTCGTCAACTATAGTCAAATCATCTTTGACGAATACCATCATCTGTCCGCTTTCAGTTTTGAAGCGGTTGCCAAAGCCTGTAAAGCCAAATATGTTTTGGGTTTGTCGGCGACCTTAACCCGCAAAGATGGACATCATCCTATTGTGACGATGCAGTGCGGACCGGTACGTTATAAGGCCGATGCCAAAAAACAAGCCATCGCCCGCCCCTTCGAGCACCGGTTAGTACTGAGACATACCGGCTTTCAAATGCCGGTAGCTGAAAACCAGGACAACTCACCGGCCATTCACAAAATCTATGCGGCCTTGATGGACGATGACAGCCGGAACAAGCTGATTATCGACGATCTGAAGCAATTGTTGAAAGACGGAAGATCACCGTTGATTCTGACTGAACGTAAACACCATGTCACAGTCTTGTCAGAACAAATCAAAACATTTGCGAGACATGTCGTCGTTTTGCAAGGCGGAGGTAGTCAAAAACAACGCAAGCAAACACTGGCTACCTTGCAAAACATTCCGGAAAACGAAGAGCGAGTGTTGATCGCTACCGGCCGCTATTTGGGTGAAGGTTTTGATGACGCACGACTGGATACTTTGTTGTTGGTGTTACCGGTATCTTGGAAAGGTACATTGGCGCAATATGTGGGTCGCTTGCACCGGCACCATCATGCCAAAACCAAAGTGCTCATTTACGACTATGTAGACGATATGCCGATGTTGACCAGAATGTGCGATAAGCGGTTGGCGGGTTATAAAGGCTTGGGCTACGTTCTTACCGGTAACTGA
- a CDS encoding type II toxin-antitoxin system Phd/YefM family antitoxin: MKTTTIADAKNHLSHLIHQLENDEPIHLTRYGKPVAVMMSEAQYNKLIAPKKGLHSAIQNWRNSLSGSEEIGLSDDELKDLRKDSMGREFSWDE; this comes from the coding sequence ATGAAAACAACAACCATTGCAGATGCAAAAAATCATTTATCCCACTTAATCCATCAACTGGAGAATGATGAACCTATACATCTGACACGTTATGGAAAACCTGTAGCCGTTATGATGTCCGAAGCGCAATATAACAAGCTGATTGCGCCTAAAAAAGGCTTACATTCGGCTATACAAAATTGGCGCAACAGCTTAAGCGGCAGTGAAGAAATTGGATTGAGTGACGACGAACTCAAGGACCTACGTAAAGACAGTATGGGTCGAGAGTTTTCATGGGACGAATAA
- a CDS encoding type II toxin-antitoxin system VapC family toxin, with protein sequence MGRINYLLDTNILSEPAKLKPNGKVMQNFAKYDGQYATSSIVWHELNYGCQLLADSRRKSQLESYLSMLIDNGLVILPYDQRAAEWFAMQRAQLKNQGRTPAYADGEIAAIAAVNELTLVTRNTQDFSCYPTLNPANWFE encoded by the coding sequence ATGGGACGAATAAATTACCTGCTGGATACGAATATTCTTTCGGAGCCAGCCAAGCTAAAACCCAACGGCAAAGTCATGCAGAACTTTGCAAAATATGATGGTCAATATGCTACCTCTTCGATAGTTTGGCATGAACTGAATTATGGTTGTCAGTTGCTAGCCGATTCTAGAAGAAAATCTCAGCTAGAATCTTATTTATCCATGCTCATTGACAATGGTTTGGTTATTCTTCCTTATGATCAACGTGCCGCAGAATGGTTCGCTATGCAACGAGCTCAATTAAAAAATCAGGGGAGAACGCCCGCTTATGCTGATGGTGAAATCGCAGCTATTGCGGCTGTGAATGAACTGACCCTGGTTACTCGGAATACTCAGGATTTTAGCTGCTACCCCACTTTAAACCCAGCAAATTGGTTTGAATGA
- a CDS encoding replication initiator protein A, producing the protein MTDPLLPNRHSQDFFTCDVFDSFKDDIASMEHPVFSLSKTPDHRMLLYERDGVTIRVKPSYTGLATIFDKDILLYLAGSLMNAKNNGQTISKTVRFTTYDYIVATNKALGGVQYKQLQEGLERLNGTLIQTNVKTNGKEITKEFGLIESWEVIKEDGKLTSIEVTLSDWFYNSILGDAVLTIDKDYFRLRKPTERRLYELARKHCGSQAVWKIKLGNLKDKLGVTSQMKMFRFNIKKITETNHLPEYNIVLEDDVVMFTRKEPPKEISPPEQLPKHVTKSEVAANARPGETYQQAEERLKQVKKPKATEAKNKVLAATKPSKKHLSELRKALK; encoded by the coding sequence ATGACCGACCCACTTCTTCCGAATAGGCATAGCCAGGACTTTTTTACTTGCGATGTCTTCGACTCTTTCAAGGATGATATTGCATCGATGGAGCATCCTGTTTTTTCTTTGTCCAAGACGCCGGATCATCGGATGCTTTTGTACGAGCGGGATGGCGTCACGATTAGAGTAAAACCCAGCTACACCGGCTTAGCGACCATCTTCGACAAGGATATTCTTCTGTATTTGGCCGGCTCTCTTATGAACGCGAAAAACAACGGGCAAACGATATCGAAAACCGTCAGGTTTACCACCTACGATTACATAGTTGCCACGAACAAGGCCTTAGGCGGCGTGCAATACAAACAGCTTCAGGAGGGCTTGGAACGGTTGAACGGAACGTTGATCCAGACCAACGTCAAAACGAACGGTAAGGAAATTACCAAGGAATTTGGCTTGATCGAAAGCTGGGAAGTCATCAAGGAAGACGGCAAGCTAACCTCGATCGAAGTTACTCTGTCGGATTGGTTTTACAATTCGATTCTGGGTGACGCTGTTCTTACCATAGACAAAGACTACTTTCGACTGAGAAAACCGACGGAACGCCGGCTTTATGAACTGGCTCGTAAACACTGCGGTAGCCAGGCGGTTTGGAAAATAAAGCTGGGGAACTTAAAAGATAAACTGGGCGTGACCTCTCAAATGAAGATGTTTCGTTTCAATATCAAAAAGATCACCGAAACCAACCATCTGCCCGAATACAACATTGTTTTGGAAGACGACGTTGTCATGTTCACTCGGAAGGAACCGCCGAAGGAGATCAGCCCGCCGGAACAGTTGCCGAAGCATGTCACGAAATCCGAAGTGGCAGCCAATGCAAGGCCGGGTGAAACCTATCAGCAAGCAGAAGAGCGTTTGAAGCAAGTAAAAAAGCCAAAGGCAACTGAGGCTAAGAACAAGGTACTAGCGGCGACAAAGCCAAGCAAAAAGCATTTGTCAGAGCTCAGGAAGGCGCTGAAGTGA
- a CDS encoding PEP-CTERM sorting domain-containing protein encodes MKRPKVVLNMAFIFLTFAGLYTNDANSALVGAEVGAYLDISGHSGFPFSSTEIGDLVEFSFLETDDIKAGSANFFDNGLILDYTNLSSTGSVDFTSRQWTFLFNSWPAIQQIIESITPNVGNPSGASVGLVSTDIFAIDLPALKVDPEQRIEWRFEIATRAIDVPEPTVLSLLGLGTIVMGFRRYKPR; translated from the coding sequence ATGAAACGACCAAAAGTAGTTTTAAATATGGCATTTATATTTTTGACTTTTGCGGGATTGTATACGAATGACGCAAATTCAGCCTTGGTGGGAGCAGAAGTCGGAGCATACCTAGACATTTCCGGGCATTCGGGCTTTCCATTCTCTAGTACAGAAATCGGTGATCTTGTCGAATTTTCCTTTCTCGAAACCGACGATATCAAAGCTGGATCTGCTAATTTTTTTGATAATGGATTGATTTTGGACTACACCAATCTGTCTTCAACCGGTTCTGTTGATTTCACGAGTAGGCAATGGACTTTTCTCTTTAACAGTTGGCCAGCGATTCAGCAGATAATTGAGAGTATCACTCCAAATGTTGGCAATCCTTCGGGGGCCAGTGTCGGTTTAGTTAGTACGGATATCTTTGCGATCGATTTGCCCGCTTTGAAAGTCGATCCCGAACAAAGAATCGAATGGCGATTCGAAATAGCAACACGAGCAATTGATGTCCCGGAACCTACTGTGCTTTCCTTGCTCGGTCTTGGCACCATCGTTATGGGATTCAGGAGGTACAAACCACGATAG